The Paenibacillus sp. FSL R7-0204 genome includes a region encoding these proteins:
- a CDS encoding vWA domain-containing protein has translation MRKGKTLFILGIIAASVFALVYFGITLTSNLGKSKTEISAEDADKRLNRIYKDINVTSAEPVKGQIDLDPASIGDSLPDISKFPISVESTTDSYVEIFSSTEKSGTGNDGWLNEVATDFNAAGITIDGKPVSVKIRNIASGTAADYIRSGKYVPDAFTPSNELWGEMVKASGVQAELVTKRLTGNVAGVVMSKQKYDQLVDKYGSINVKTITDAIAANELAMGYTDPFASSTGLNFLVTALSTFDSTDLLGAKAVQGFEKFQANVPFIASTTLQMREAAKSGMLDAFVLEYQTFVNAKDLTSGYVFTPFGVRHDSPLYALGQLPPEKLAIIKKFGEFVQQDKYQKTAADKGFNGLTDYVSELAPVDGSILSSAQKLWKEKKNGSKPIAAVFVADVSGSMAGEPLNRLKESLLKGQKFLGKDNSIGFVSYSSDVTINLPIGKYDTNQQSMFVGAINSLQPVGGTATFDGLVVAMKMLKDELAVNPDMKPLIFVLSDGETNEGHSLDDIRGLIETYKIPVYTIGYNANIKALESISSINEAANINADTEDVVYKIGNLLNVQM, from the coding sequence ATGAGGAAAGGCAAAACACTGTTCATACTCGGCATTATCGCCGCATCCGTCTTCGCACTTGTCTATTTCGGAATTACCTTAACATCCAATCTGGGCAAATCCAAGACTGAAATCTCTGCCGAAGACGCCGACAAAAGACTGAACCGCATCTATAAGGATATCAACGTGACCAGTGCTGAGCCAGTAAAAGGGCAGATCGATCTTGATCCGGCGTCCATCGGCGATTCGTTGCCCGATATCTCCAAGTTCCCCATCTCCGTAGAGAGCACAACCGATAGCTACGTCGAGATTTTCTCCTCCACAGAGAAGTCCGGAACAGGCAATGACGGCTGGCTGAATGAAGTCGCAACAGACTTCAACGCTGCCGGTATTACAATAGACGGCAAACCAGTCTCCGTCAAAATCCGTAACATCGCTTCCGGCACAGCCGCTGATTATATCCGGTCCGGCAAATATGTGCCTGACGCCTTCACTCCCTCTAATGAGCTATGGGGCGAGATGGTCAAGGCCAGCGGCGTGCAAGCCGAGCTGGTTACGAAACGTCTGACCGGCAACGTGGCCGGAGTGGTAATGAGCAAGCAGAAATACGATCAGCTGGTCGACAAATACGGCTCGATCAACGTGAAGACAATTACCGACGCCATTGCGGCTAATGAGCTGGCTATGGGGTACACTGACCCTTTTGCCAGCTCAACGGGGCTGAATTTCCTGGTCACCGCACTGAGCACCTTCGACAGTACGGATCTGCTGGGAGCCAAGGCGGTTCAAGGCTTCGAGAAGTTCCAGGCCAACGTGCCCTTCATCGCCTCCACCACCCTGCAAATGCGGGAAGCGGCCAAATCCGGCATGCTGGATGCCTTCGTCCTTGAGTATCAGACCTTTGTCAATGCGAAGGATCTGACCAGCGGCTATGTGTTCACCCCGTTCGGCGTAAGACATGACAGCCCGCTGTATGCACTCGGGCAGCTGCCGCCGGAGAAGCTGGCGATCATTAAGAAGTTCGGCGAATTCGTCCAGCAGGATAAGTACCAGAAGACGGCTGCGGACAAGGGCTTCAACGGCCTGACGGATTATGTCTCAGAGCTGGCACCGGTTGACGGCTCCATTCTCTCCTCGGCCCAGAAGCTCTGGAAGGAGAAAAAGAACGGCAGCAAGCCGATTGCGGCAGTGTTCGTAGCCGATGTCTCAGGCAGCATGGCCGGTGAACCGCTGAACCGTCTCAAGGAGTCCTTGCTGAAGGGCCAGAAATTCCTCGGCAAGGACAACAGCATCGGCTTTGTCTCCTATTCCAGTGACGTGACCATCAATCTGCCCATCGGCAAATATGATACCAACCAACAGTCCATGTTCGTAGGGGCGATTAACAGCCTTCAGCCTGTGGGCGGTACGGCTACCTTCGACGGGTTGGTGGTTGCGATGAAGATGCTGAAGGATGAGCTGGCGGTGAACCCGGATATGAAGCCTCTGATCTTCGTGCTTAGCGACGGGGAGACGAACGAAGGCCATTCCCTGGATGATATCCGGGGCCTGATCGAGACTTACAAGATTCCGGTATACACCATCGGGTATAACGCTAATATCAAGGCTCTGGAGAGCATCTCCAGCATCAACGAGGCGGCCAATATCAACGCCGACACAGAGGATGTAGTATACAAAATCGGTAACCTGCTCAACGTGCAAATGTAG
- a CDS encoding toxic anion resistance protein has product MSFTMEIPSPEKLKSVIEEQVQPEPEEVTQLKEQAISNVSSILELDFESLEKRKAVLQSIDSFGMGTMRSSSEKNSLLQVSVGNLSKTGDEGGQVAKGLTELHQQLKDLDPSAVDFAKSGFLGKFFHPLRNYFAKYQKADAVISDIILSLDKGKAVLKNDNTTLEIEQQTLRELTKRLKKEIQLGILMDEEIEKQIEAAKQRSEDEDKVRFITEEVLFPLRQRVMDLQQMLVVNQQGIMAIEVVIRNNKELIRGVDRARNVTVSALKISVTVASALYNQKIVLQKIELLNQTTDNLISGTSRMLKEQGAAIHKQSLETSISVDTLKQAFTDVLSALDSISTYKQEALPKMRETITQFRELADNGEQQIQRLEKGNTLGL; this is encoded by the coding sequence ATGTCATTCACCATGGAAATCCCCAGCCCCGAGAAGCTGAAATCGGTCATTGAGGAGCAGGTCCAGCCGGAGCCGGAGGAAGTCACCCAGCTTAAGGAGCAGGCGATCAGTAATGTCTCCAGTATCCTGGAGCTGGACTTCGAGTCTTTGGAGAAACGCAAGGCTGTGCTGCAGTCGATTGACAGCTTCGGGATGGGCACCATGCGCTCCTCGTCGGAGAAGAACTCCCTGCTTCAGGTATCGGTGGGCAATCTGTCCAAGACCGGGGATGAAGGCGGCCAGGTCGCCAAGGGATTAACCGAGCTGCATCAGCAGCTTAAGGATCTGGACCCCAGCGCGGTAGATTTCGCCAAAAGCGGGTTTCTCGGCAAGTTTTTTCACCCCCTGCGTAATTATTTCGCCAAATATCAAAAGGCCGATGCCGTCATCTCAGATATTATTCTATCCTTGGATAAAGGCAAAGCCGTGCTGAAGAATGACAATACGACACTGGAGATTGAACAGCAGACTCTGCGGGAGCTGACCAAGCGCCTTAAGAAGGAGATTCAGCTCGGCATCCTGATGGACGAGGAAATCGAGAAGCAGATTGAAGCTGCCAAACAGCGCAGTGAAGATGAGGATAAGGTGCGGTTCATCACGGAGGAGGTCCTGTTCCCGCTGCGCCAGCGGGTGATGGATCTGCAGCAGATGCTTGTGGTCAATCAGCAGGGCATTATGGCCATCGAGGTTGTCATCCGCAACAACAAGGAACTGATCCGTGGAGTGGACAGAGCCAGAAATGTTACGGTATCTGCGCTCAAAATCTCGGTTACAGTCGCCAGCGCCTTATACAACCAGAAGATCGTTCTCCAAAAAATCGAGCTGCTGAACCAGACCACCGACAATCTGATCAGCGGCACCTCCAGAATGCTTAAGGAGCAGGGTGCTGCCATTCACAAGCAATCGCTTGAAACCAGTATTTCGGTCGACACGCTGAAGCAGGCCTTCACCGACGTCCTCTCCGCCTTGGATTCGATTAGTACCTACAAGCAGGAGGCGCTCCCCAAGATGCGTGAGACTATTACCCAGTTCCGGGAGCTGGCAGATAACGGCGAACAGCAGATTCAGCGGCTGGAAAAGGGCAATACGCTCGGGCTGTAG
- a CDS encoding helix-turn-helix domain-containing protein, whose protein sequence is MLDLRRIGAYISRLRKDQDWTQLELADQLNVSHQAVSKWERGDSLPDIGTLPQVAGLFGLTVDDILNAGDHAKHREHPHLGRIVEEIAENRPGQVTEMVNAGKLEMEELVEVAPFVKASALNKVTEGIDSSVLTLDVIMRLAPFLGRDTLDELVRQAEKKEMAWNVISGLAPFVSSGTLSLLVDQAADGSREVNNLVGIAPFLEREQLDLLVQQARGDSPSWHSIQGLAPFISRETLGLLVDRVAGGAVDGNQLTGLAPFLDRGKLGKLLGEVEAEQLSPDLLASLAPFIDQGTLSRMVTGLLNKGS, encoded by the coding sequence ATGCTCGACTTACGTAGAATTGGGGCTTATATATCGCGGCTTCGCAAAGACCAGGACTGGACCCAGCTGGAGCTTGCCGATCAACTGAATGTAAGTCATCAGGCGGTATCGAAATGGGAGCGGGGCGACTCGCTGCCGGATATTGGAACACTTCCGCAGGTTGCGGGGTTATTCGGCCTAACCGTAGATGACATTTTGAATGCAGGAGACCACGCAAAACATCGGGAGCACCCGCATCTGGGACGGATCGTAGAGGAGATTGCAGAGAACAGGCCGGGCCAGGTTACAGAGATGGTCAATGCCGGTAAGCTGGAGATGGAAGAGCTTGTAGAGGTAGCGCCTTTTGTAAAAGCAAGTGCCCTCAATAAGGTTACAGAGGGCATAGACAGCAGCGTCCTTACGTTAGATGTAATTATGCGGCTAGCCCCGTTTCTGGGAAGAGATACATTGGATGAACTGGTTCGTCAGGCTGAAAAGAAAGAAATGGCTTGGAATGTCATTTCCGGACTTGCCCCGTTCGTCAGCAGTGGCACCTTAAGCCTGCTTGTTGATCAAGCAGCAGACGGTTCCAGAGAGGTGAACAATCTTGTGGGCATCGCCCCCTTTCTGGAACGGGAACAGCTGGATCTGTTGGTGCAACAAGCCAGAGGGGACAGCCCCAGCTGGCATTCCATTCAAGGACTGGCTCCCTTTATTAGCAGGGAAACGTTGGGCCTTCTAGTTGACCGGGTGGCAGGCGGTGCTGTCGATGGAAATCAGCTCACAGGCCTCGCTCCTTTTCTGGACAGGGGGAAGCTTGGGAAGTTGCTTGGTGAAGTCGAAGCTGAACAGCTTAGCCCGGATCTGCTGGCAAGCCTCGCTCCATTTATCGATCAAGGGACGTTGAGCAGAATGGTGACAGGCTTACTGAATAAAGGGAGTTAG
- a CDS encoding ornithine carbamoyltransferase translates to MHFLNINQLTSEQILDIFELTDRLRLRKSEPLLEGKTMILFFPETSLRTRVSFEKGIRDLGGDCITFPPETLDKKEAPGDIVRYLENWGDGIIARTPDLCKLEELSAYASVPVINAMTAHNHPCEILADLYALRSLRDNYRELTYTFIGPPGNISRTWLEAAQALNLSFHHVCTPGHEMACGNHPNYTFHTSLDNVLPESDVILTDSLPKDFLTPEYIITYQITLDRMKQTRPGALLNPCPPFFRNEEVSEEVIASPYFAGFGFKKSLVYLQQAILIYCLSH, encoded by the coding sequence ATGCATTTTTTGAATATCAACCAGCTTACTTCAGAGCAGATTCTGGATATCTTTGAATTAACCGACCGGCTTCGTCTCCGAAAATCAGAACCGCTGCTCGAAGGTAAAACAATGATTCTCTTCTTCCCGGAGACCAGTCTGCGGACACGGGTCAGCTTCGAGAAAGGCATCCGTGACCTGGGCGGGGACTGCATTACCTTTCCGCCGGAGACACTCGATAAGAAAGAAGCGCCGGGCGATATCGTCCGCTACCTGGAGAACTGGGGGGATGGTATCATTGCCAGAACACCTGACCTCTGCAAACTGGAGGAGCTGTCCGCCTACGCCTCTGTTCCCGTTATTAATGCGATGACTGCACATAATCACCCCTGTGAGATTCTGGCTGACCTGTATGCTCTGCGCAGCCTCCGGGACAACTACCGGGAGCTGACCTACACCTTCATTGGACCGCCCGGCAATATATCAAGAACATGGCTGGAGGCGGCGCAAGCCCTGAATCTCTCGTTCCATCATGTATGTACGCCAGGTCATGAGATGGCCTGCGGCAATCACCCGAACTATACCTTTCATACAAGTCTGGATAACGTGTTACCGGAGAGCGATGTGATTCTTACCGATTCATTGCCCAAAGATTTCCTGACCCCGGAGTATATCATCACCTATCAGATTACACTGGACCGGATGAAGCAGACAAGACCCGGGGCACTGCTGAACCCCTGTCCTCCCTTCTTCCGCAATGAGGAGGTCAGTGAAGAGGTGATTGCTTCGCCTTATTTTGCCGGATTCGGGTTCAAGAAAAGCCTGGTCTATCTTCAGCAGGCTATCCTGATCTATTGCTTATCGCATTGA